The Brassica napus cultivar Da-Ae chromosome C7, Da-Ae, whole genome shotgun sequence genome has a segment encoding these proteins:
- the LOC111198000 gene encoding V-type proton ATPase subunit H: protein MDQAELSMEQVLKRDIPWETYMTTKLISATGLQLLRRFDKKPESARAQLLDEDGPAYVHLFVTILRDIFKEETVEYVLALIYEMLSANPTRARLFHDETLEHEDTYEPFLRLLSKGNWFIQEKSCKILAWIISARPKAGVIANGEASGSKKPITTIDDVLNGLVEWLCAQLRQPSHPTRGAPIAISCLSTLLKEPVVRSSFVQADGVKLLVPLISPASTQQSIQLLYETCLCIWLLSYFEPAIEYLATSRTMQRLTEVVKSSTKEKVVRVVILTFRNLLPKGTFGAQMVDLGLPHIIHSLKTQAWSDEDLLDALNQLEEGLKDKIKKLSSFDKYKQEVLLGHLDWNPMHKEANFWRENVTCFEENDFQILRVLLTILDTSTDPRSLAVACFDISQFIQYHPAGRVIVTDLKAKERVMKLMNHENAEVTKNALLCIQRLLLGAKYASFLQA from the exons ATGGATCAAGCAGAACTGTCTATGGAGCAG GTGTTGAAAAGGGATATTCCATGGGAGACTTACATGACGACGAAGCTCATTTCAGCTACAGGTCTCCAGCTCTTGAGGCGCTTTGATAAAAAACCTGAAAGTGCGAGGGCACAGTTGCTCGATGAA GATGGTCCAGCTTATGTTCATCTGTTTGTTACCATCTTGCGTGATATATTCAAGGAGGAAACTGTGGAATATGTTTTGGCTTTGATTTACGAAATGCTCTCTG CTAACCCAACACGAGCTCGGTTATTCCATGATGAAACTTTGGAACATGAGGATACTTACGAGCCTTTCTTGAG GTTGCTGTCGAAGGGAAACTGGTTTATTCAAGAAAAAAGCTGCAAGATCCTTGCCTGGATAATAAG TGCTAGGCCAAAAGCTGGTGTTATTGCTAATGGAGAAGCTTCGGGTTCTAAAAAACCTATTACTACAATCGATGATGTTCTCAACGGGTTGGTGGAGTGGCTTTGTGCTCAG TTGAGGCAACCTTCTCATCCAACTCGTGGTGCTCCAATTGCTATCAGCTGCCTGTCGACACTGCTTAAGGAACCTGTTGTCAGATCATCGTTTGTTCAGGCAGATGGGGTTAAGTTACTTGTCCCTCTTATCTCACCTGCATCCACTCAGCAGTCTATCCAG CTTCTCTACGAAACATGTCTGTGCATCTGGCTTCTCTCCTACTTTGAACCCGCCATAGAGTACTTGGCCACATCTAGGACAATGCAAAGGCTCACGGAAGTGGTTAAGAGCTCGACCAAGGAAAAG GTTGTCAGGGTGGTCATATTGACATTCAGGAACTTGCTTCCAAAAGGTACATTTGGTGCCCAGATGGTTGATCTTGGACTCCCACATATCATCCACAGTCTGAAAACACAAGCATGGAGTGACGAG GACTTGCTGGATGCACTGAACCAACTAGAAGAAGGGCTAAAAGACAAGATCAAGAAGCTGAGCTCCTTCGACAAATACAAGCAAGAGGTTCTTCTTGGCCATCTTGACTGGAACCCAATGCACAAAGAAGCCAACTTCTGGCGTGAGAATGTCACTTGCTTTGAGGAGAATGACTTCCAG ATACTCAGGGTTCTCCTCACAATCCTGGACACGTCAACTGATCCAAGATCATTGGCGGTGGCATGCTTTGATATCTCGCAGTTCATACAGTACCACCCAGCGGGGAGAGTGATCGTGACAGACCTCAAGGCGAAAGAGAGAGTGATGAAACTGATGAACCATGAGAATGCCGAGGTTACCAAGAACGCTCTCTTGTGCATTCAGAGGCTTCTCCTTGGTGCTAAGTACGCCAGCTTCTTGCAAGCTTGA
- the LOC111207619 gene encoding cyclase-like protein 1 yields the protein MTRSVNFPLLGLAAALFLSPLLLAVSGKLPDDLKPNRQEVYGGGKIYDISHRYTPEMPAWESKEGLSNHLKLIASMKNGSFANVSEMKMSVHSGTHVDAPGHFIDEYYDAGFDCDSLDLQTLNGPALLVDVPRDKNITAEVMESLHIPRGVRRVLFRTSNTDKRLMFKKEFDSSFSGFMTDGAKWLVENTDIKLVGLDYLSFAAFDESPATHKVILKGRDIIPVEALKLDGVEAGMYSLHCLPLRLVGAEGAPTRCILIK from the exons ATGACCCGCTCCGTGAACTTCCCTCTCCTCGGCCTCGCCGCCGCACTCTTCCTCTCACCTCTCCTCCTCGCCGTCTCAGGCAAACTCCCCGACGACCTCAAGCCAAACCGTCAGGAGGTTTACGGCGGAGGGAAGATATACGACATCAGCCACCGTTACACGCCGGAGATGCCGGCGTGGGAGTCTAAGGAGGGACTCTCGAACCACCTGAAACTGATCGCGAGCATGAAGAACGGATCATTCGCTAACGTGTCGGAGATGAAAATGTCTGTTCACTCGGGAACACACGTGGATGCTCCAGGCCACTTCATTGACGAGTATTACGACGCTGGTTTCGATTGCGATTCGCTTGACCTCCAAACACTAAACG GTCCTGCTTTGTTGGTTGATGTTCCGAGAGACAAGAACATAACTG CTGAGGTAATGGAATCACTTCATATTCCAAGGGGAGTTCGTCGTGTGCTCTTCAGAACATCCAACACTGACAA GCGGCTTATGTTTAAGAAAGAGTTCGATTCAAGCTTTTCTGGATTCATGACTGATGGGGCCAAGTGGTTGGTTGAGAACACAGACATCAAACTTGTTG GGCTTGATTATCTTTCCTTTGCTGCTTTTGATGAGTCACCTGCAACTCACAAGGTTATACTTAAAGGAAGG GATATAATCCCTGTCGAAGCTCTGAAGCTGGATGGTGTTGAGGCAGGAATGTACTCGCTTCATTGCTTACCGCTGAGATTGGTTGGAGCAGAAGGGGCACCAACCAGGTGCATTCTCATCAAGTGA
- the LOC111207608 gene encoding putative F-box/kelch-repeat protein At3g43710, whose protein sequence is MSSTTMSTDPMKVEVPPVLTLLMLPNELILSCLARVPRLYYPTLTLVSKSFRSLINSPELCKTRSLLARTESCLYVWFQFQNDENTHWFTLYRNPYQTVDDNSQTNKLGGYKLVPIPSLDSPPSAMSVVAAVGSDIYAIGGSIDGVSSSGVFVMDSHYHTWCKAPSMHVARVSPSASVLDGKIYVVGGSKNLDYTNWMEVYDTKTQTWEFVPSPGEDIDGRFGYKSASLEGSVYVMDRAKYETFKLNKGRWRVADQKLTTGWRWDSGQFYYCVTENVLYYYSSIDLCWYDFIDRLWRGVKGLEGRLPWYRRFRNTYHHRLADYGGKLVFLWKEDVHTENVQNTTLVWCAEISLERLHRSEIYGTVEWCDVVFTYTTQVDQENTTQVELMHVIATTA, encoded by the coding sequence ATGTCGTCTACAACTATGTCCACCGACCCCATGAAGGTTGAAGTTCCACCTGTTCTAACGTTGCTGATGCTTCCTAACGAGTTGATATTGAGCTGCTTGGCCCGCGTCCCAAGATTGTACTATCCGACTCTCACCCTTGTCTCCAAGAGCTTCCGCTCTCTCATTAATTCGCCAGAGCTTTGTAAGACGCGTTCACTTTTAGCTCGCACCGAGAGTTGTCTATATGTATGGTTTCAATTCCAAAATGACGAGAACACACATTGGTTCACTTTATACCGGAACCCTTATCAAACCGTCGATGATAACTCCCAAACGAATAAATTAGGTGGCTATAAATTAGTTCCAATTCCATCTTTAGATTCTCCTCCCTCGGCCATGTCAGTTGTTGCTGCAGTTGGCTCTGATATATATGCCATTGGTGGAAGTATAGATGGCGTTTCTTCGTCTGGCGTCTTCGTCATGGACTCTCACTATCACACATGGTGTAAGGCTCCAAGCATGCATGTGGCTAGGGTGTCTCCTTCTGCTAGCGTTCTTGATGGAAAAATTTATGTGGTAGGAGGATCCAAAAATCTTGATTATACAAACTGGATGGAGGTGTACGATACCAAAACCCAAACTTGGGAGTTTGTACCGAGTCCTGGCGAAGATATAGACGGaagatttggatacaaaagcgCATCATTGGAAGGAAGTGTCTATGTGATGGATAGGGCAAAATATGAGACTTTTAAGCTGAATAAAGGTAGATGGAGAGTGGCAGACCAAAAGTTGACTACTGGATGGAGATGGGATTCGGGACAGTTTTATTATTGTGTGACAGAGAACGTGTTATACTATTATAGTTCCATAGATCTCTGTTGGTATGACTTTATTGATAGACTATGGAGAGGAGTAAAGGGATTGGAAGGAAGACTGCCTTGGTATAGAAGATTTAGAAATACTTATCATCATCGATTGGCAGATTATGGTGGAAAGTTGGTGTTTTTGTGGAAAGAGGATGTGCATACTGAGAATGTTCAAAACACAACATTAGTTTGGTGTGCTGAAATTTCACTTGAAAGACTACACAGATCGGAGATATACGGAACAGTTGAATGGTGTGATGTTGTGTTTACATATACGACGCAAGTTGATCAAGAAAATACGACGCAAGTTGAGTTAATGCATGTTATTGCTACTACTGCTTGA